A single window of Rhodococcus jostii RHA1 DNA harbors:
- a CDS encoding metallophosphoesterase, whose amino-acid sequence MTRLLVFAVFLALVTWWLHRRLVRATGLGRPWSVAVDVTLVVLWVLAVIGVGSGEAFDPGWARPPGWVGWVWLGAMFYLVLGLLLVALVSLLTRLFGRLRGTGNDEQVDLSRRRSLRIATTVVVVGAVGAAGYGVSEAARPRIVRVRVPLKRLPAEFDGVRVALVSDLHVGPARGVDFTRRVVDLVNAEQPDLVAIAGDLVDGTVAKVSPDLQPLGDLEAPLGVFGVSGNHEFYADDGGRWLDVWDRLGIRTLRNERATITRGGATLDIAGIHDYSSPTPYEPDLPAALAGRDPSTFVVLLAHEPRQALEASDLGVDLQLSGHTHGGQMWPLRYLVPLQQPSVTGLDRIGNTVLYTTRGVGTWGPPVRVGAPPEITILELVRED is encoded by the coding sequence GTGACGAGGCTCCTGGTCTTCGCGGTCTTCCTCGCACTCGTCACGTGGTGGCTCCATCGGCGACTCGTGCGGGCCACCGGGCTGGGCCGGCCCTGGTCGGTGGCCGTCGACGTGACCCTCGTGGTCCTGTGGGTTCTCGCGGTCATCGGCGTCGGCAGCGGCGAAGCCTTCGATCCGGGATGGGCGCGTCCCCCGGGGTGGGTGGGCTGGGTGTGGCTCGGCGCGATGTTCTATCTGGTGCTCGGGCTTCTCCTGGTCGCGTTGGTGTCGCTGCTGACGCGGCTGTTCGGCCGCCTGCGCGGCACCGGGAACGACGAACAGGTCGATCTGTCGCGACGGCGAAGCCTGCGCATCGCCACCACCGTCGTCGTGGTGGGTGCCGTCGGCGCCGCCGGTTACGGGGTGTCGGAGGCCGCGCGGCCTCGGATCGTGCGGGTTCGGGTGCCGCTGAAGCGTCTGCCCGCCGAGTTCGACGGTGTGCGTGTGGCGCTCGTGTCCGACCTTCACGTCGGCCCGGCGCGAGGAGTGGATTTCACCCGGCGGGTCGTCGACCTGGTGAACGCGGAGCAGCCGGATCTCGTCGCGATCGCGGGCGATCTGGTCGACGGGACCGTCGCCAAGGTGTCGCCCGATCTGCAACCGCTCGGCGACCTCGAGGCCCCGCTCGGAGTGTTCGGTGTCAGCGGCAATCACGAGTTCTACGCCGACGACGGTGGCCGGTGGCTGGACGTGTGGGACCGGCTGGGCATCCGGACGCTACGCAACGAGCGCGCGACGATCACCCGGGGCGGCGCCACCCTCGACATCGCGGGCATCCACGACTATTCCTCGCCGACCCCGTACGAACCCGATCTTCCGGCCGCGCTCGCCGGACGCGACCCGTCGACGTTCGTCGTGCTGCTCGCGCACGAACCGCGGCAGGCACTCGAAGCGTCCGACCTCGGTGTCGACCTGCAACTGTCGGGGCACACGCACGGTGGGCAGATGTGGCCGCTGCGTTATCTGGTGCCGCTGCAGCAGCCGTCGGTGACGGGACTGGACCGCATCGGGAACACCGTCCTCTACACGACCCGCGGTGTGGGCACGTGGGGTCCGCCCGTGCGGGTGGGCGCCCCACCGGAGATCACGATCCTGGAGCTGGTGCGCGAGGACTGA